The following are from one region of the Streptomyces fradiae genome:
- a CDS encoding heme o synthase, with amino-acid sequence MTAVESRPAGVVLTPSPGGHRPFGARVKAYVALTKPRIIELLLITTVPVMFLAEQGVPDLWLVLATCFGGYLSAGGANALNMYIDRDIDALMDRTSQRPLVTGVLTPREGLVFGLSLAVISTLWFGLLVNWLSAALSLGALLFYVVVYTMILKRRTAQNIVWGGIAGCLPVLIGWSAVTNSMSWAAIILFLVIFFWTPPHYWPLSMKVKDDYARAGVPMLPVLASNKVVAKQIVIYSWVMVAVSLLLTPLGYTGWFYTAVALATGGWWLWEAHALLNRAKAEVTGAKLKEMRLFHWSITYVSLLFVAVAVDPFLR; translated from the coding sequence GTGACGGCCGTCGAGTCCCGACCCGCAGGGGTCGTCTTGACTCCCAGCCCGGGGGGCCATCGGCCGTTCGGGGCCCGCGTCAAGGCATACGTGGCGCTGACCAAGCCGCGGATCATCGAACTGCTGCTCATCACCACCGTGCCGGTGATGTTCCTCGCCGAACAGGGCGTGCCCGACCTGTGGCTGGTGCTCGCCACCTGCTTCGGCGGCTACCTCTCCGCGGGCGGCGCCAACGCGCTGAACATGTACATCGACCGCGACATCGACGCCCTGATGGACCGCACCTCCCAGCGCCCGCTGGTCACCGGGGTGCTCACCCCGCGCGAGGGCCTGGTCTTCGGCCTCAGCCTCGCGGTGATCTCCACGCTGTGGTTCGGCCTGCTCGTCAACTGGCTGTCCGCCGCCCTCTCGCTCGGCGCGCTCCTCTTCTACGTCGTCGTCTACACGATGATCCTCAAGCGGCGCACCGCGCAGAACATCGTCTGGGGCGGCATCGCCGGCTGTCTGCCGGTGCTCATCGGCTGGTCGGCCGTCACGAACTCGATGTCGTGGGCCGCGATCATCCTCTTCCTCGTCATCTTCTTCTGGACGCCGCCGCACTACTGGCCGCTGTCGATGAAGGTGAAGGACGACTACGCGCGCGCCGGCGTCCCGATGCTCCCGGTGCTCGCCTCCAACAAGGTCGTCGCCAAGCAGATCGTGATCTACAGCTGGGTCATGGTGGCGGTCTCCCTGCTGCTCACCCCGCTGGGCTACACCGGCTGGTTCTACACGGCCGTCGCGCTTGCCACCGGCGGCTGGTGGCTGTGGGAGGCGCACGCCCTCCTGAACCGCGCCAAGGCGGAGGTGACGGGCGCGAAGCTCAAGGAGATGCGCCTGTTCCACTGGTCCATCACCTATGTCTCGCTGCTCTTCGTGGCGGTCGCGGTGGACCCCTTCCTGCGCTAG
- a CDS encoding heme A synthase, with translation MGPVQTPLAFIAQRWTPSPRTLRRAALSAVVMSVIIIVTGGAVRLTGSGLGCDTWPKCTDDSLIVTAEQGFHGFVEFGNRMLTYVLSAAVGWAIIAARSAKPRRRPLTRLGWAQFWIVMSNAVIGGITVWMGLNPWTVAGHFLAANSLLTVAVITWHRAGEGDTTPKPRVPRPVRKLSWAIVAVSAVLIALGTTVTGAGKHAGDSSDVPRMPWDWTNAAHVHAIGAWALCALAVAMWLVLRVVDAPDDTRARARDLLVVLLGQGAVGYVQYFTGVPEVLVALHMLGSSLMWIAVLRLALSLRERPVTPAEIPAQADAVPANA, from the coding sequence ATGGGGCCCGTGCAGACCCCCCTCGCCTTCATCGCCCAGCGCTGGACCCCGTCCCCCCGGACGCTCCGGCGCGCCGCGCTCTCCGCCGTCGTGATGAGCGTGATCATCATCGTCACCGGCGGCGCGGTCCGGCTGACCGGCTCCGGCCTCGGCTGCGACACCTGGCCGAAGTGCACCGACGACAGCCTGATCGTCACCGCCGAGCAGGGCTTCCACGGCTTCGTGGAGTTCGGCAACCGCATGCTGACCTACGTCCTGTCGGCGGCCGTCGGCTGGGCGATCATCGCCGCCCGGTCCGCCAAGCCCCGCCGCCGCCCGCTGACCCGGCTCGGCTGGGCCCAGTTCTGGATCGTGATGAGCAACGCCGTCATCGGCGGCATCACCGTCTGGATGGGCCTCAACCCGTGGACGGTGGCCGGTCACTTCCTGGCCGCGAACTCGCTCCTGACCGTCGCCGTGATCACCTGGCACCGGGCCGGCGAGGGCGACACCACGCCGAAGCCGCGGGTGCCGCGCCCGGTGCGCAAGCTGTCCTGGGCGATCGTCGCGGTCTCCGCGGTGCTCATCGCGCTCGGTACGACGGTCACCGGCGCCGGCAAGCACGCCGGCGACAGCAGCGACGTGCCGCGCATGCCGTGGGACTGGACCAACGCCGCCCACGTCCACGCGATCGGCGCCTGGGCGCTGTGCGCGCTCGCCGTGGCGATGTGGCTGGTGCTCCGCGTGGTCGACGCCCCGGACGACACCCGGGCCCGCGCCCGCGACCTGCTGGTCGTGCTCTTGGGTCAGGGTGCGGTGGGCTACGTCCAGTACTTCACGGGCGTCCCCGAGGTCCTGGTGGCCCTGCACATGCTCGGCTCGTCCCTGATGTGGATCGCGGTGCTGCGGCTCGCCCTGAGCCTGCGCGAGCGCCCGGTGACGCCGGCGGAGATCCCGGCCCAGGCCGACGCCGTACCCGCCAACGCCTGA
- a CDS encoding amidohydrolase family protein: protein MIDTPRLVDQYCHGVLRTELGLGTFESHLAPAGAPAAAAGTTFFDTQTGFAVRRWCPPLLGLEPHCPPARYLARRRELGVLETGRRLLRASGITTYLVDTGPPGDLTGPAELAATGEAAAHEIVRLEPLAQQVADTSGTVDAFLANLADAVHGAAAGAVAFSSAAGVRGGLAAVPEPPGPGEVRGAAGRWLARRPAGGPVDDPVLLRHLLWVAVGAGRPLQLHVGDRDPGSLAGFAAATGGLGTDLVLLHSYPHHRQAARLAAHFPHVHADLGPVVARTGARAAAVLAEFLELAPFGKLLFSSGARALPELHVVAAGVFRGALSRVLGEWVGDGAWSRTDAQRVARMIAEGNAKRVYRLA, encoded by the coding sequence ATGATCGACACACCGCGCCTGGTCGACCAGTACTGCCACGGGGTGCTCCGTACGGAGCTCGGCCTCGGCACCTTCGAGAGCCATCTCGCGCCGGCCGGCGCCCCTGCCGCCGCCGCGGGCACCACCTTCTTCGACACCCAGACCGGCTTCGCCGTACGCCGCTGGTGCCCGCCGCTGCTCGGCCTCGAACCGCACTGCCCGCCGGCCCGCTATCTCGCCCGGCGCCGCGAACTCGGCGTCCTGGAGACCGGCCGGCGCCTGCTCCGGGCCTCCGGGATCACCACCTACCTCGTCGACACCGGGCCGCCCGGCGACCTCACCGGACCCGCCGAACTGGCCGCCACGGGCGAGGCCGCCGCCCACGAGATCGTCCGGCTCGAACCGCTCGCCCAGCAGGTCGCCGACACCTCCGGCACCGTCGACGCCTTCCTGGCCAACCTCGCCGACGCCGTCCACGGGGCCGCCGCGGGCGCCGTCGCCTTCTCCTCGGCGGCAGGGGTACGGGGCGGGCTCGCCGCCGTCCCCGAGCCGCCCGGACCGGGCGAGGTGCGCGGCGCGGCCGGCCGCTGGCTGGCCCGGCGCCCGGCCGGCGGACCGGTGGACGACCCGGTGCTGCTGCGCCATCTGCTGTGGGTGGCCGTGGGCGCGGGACGCCCGCTGCAACTGCACGTGGGGGACCGGGACCCGGGCAGCCTGGCCGGGTTCGCCGCCGCCACCGGCGGCCTCGGCACCGACCTGGTGCTGCTGCACTCCTACCCGCACCACCGCCAGGCGGCCCGCCTCGCCGCCCACTTCCCGCACGTGCACGCCGACCTCGGCCCGGTCGTCGCCCGCACCGGCGCGCGGGCCGCGGCCGTGCTCGCCGAGTTCCTGGAGCTGGCCCCGTTCGGCAAGCTCCTCTTCTCCAGCGGCGCCCGCGCCCTGCCCGAGCTCCACGTGGTGGCCGCCGGGGTGTTCCGCGGGGCGCTCAGCCGGGTGCTCGGCGAGTGGGTCGGCGACGGCGCCTGGTCCCGTACCGACGCGCAGCGGGTCGCGCGGATGATCGCCGAGGGCAACGCCAAGCGGGTGTACCGGTTGGCGTGA